The Oncorhynchus nerka isolate Pitt River linkage group LG9a, Oner_Uvic_2.0, whole genome shotgun sequence genome has a segment encoding these proteins:
- the LOC115133927 gene encoding uncharacterized protein LOC115133927 isoform X1, giving the protein MESDNGAVREGVLVPVLPGSKNFENSIRPPLQNSYMYKESKQSFRYNSAFLINNATLQERYEAFRTKRRDMGYTEEEMEESYGFLLFDDENKANRVGETGVVPGHSTCTTLGDPSKGVYVSKYSDCLDLNRWYHGKSGYIAIIRLTKGRVREVTENYTVNYTSPSNGFDCHVSEQLSSVSANTSSFLAFERTQYYMYELPVGGAVQPPSHVCPFAIVAFSYWDTKTPASEEKEKSEEEKTVFHYYPWRGQLQISSQIYHVGLKSSTGPLIPAKLPTMMSVDGAIQMSDLRQKLPKAIFETCFSGEVSLEGMGCSLYELSPSEAEDTSLSQLTQGLKEKDLALTIQLNDNGFLILLHSSHFFTYEDTGSSKPEVLQGMFVFPDSRAIHRATKVCWKKPFLSPECLQVVPALNYAETEVEKCLPSPSGELRGLLEQHIQSYASLIHPGLTISPSREASIFPDQFDVPDALKYLYSAPKWTEMGWKRLKSYFHQPGSFELSVSRATELLVAGREERGDEPDDDVYYCLSSPEGSPMSPASLGGPEEQQSGGKSPGDTADTAADFSKALAVSMEDFEKPGKTMEDSNAPDKAVKEGNNLLSKEVQERLPSDISKPLIPAEDFAKPGLNKAQSKAPGTTLPPKEVQEELTSDLSQPSVSADDSEKPGKTKADCNAPGVRTEDEGTSLIPEEVEVDVQEKVHSDLLDPAVSAEVLGKADLAALGKADCNAPEVGVAKEETNLYLKEVQKDMPSGVSQPPVSAEVLRKPSPALATKPNSKAPEAGVEDNMKTLPQKEVQEEVPSDLSQLAVSAKAFGIASMRVMKKATEVTEVSTSPASGNLPTVLVITATERTATVLPHNESTTNNSSSLPCAKVQDKGGSALNGQRGKANQPSKPTEVSHSSISDWRKRPRKRHRFSGLCKRILRSTVADFEEKKKEDMESIDSSEVKPLQKEERMDVTQVHPLKMPRELMNLIQDPPLKKKGKIDVTQVHPLKMPRELMNLIQDPPLKKKEKMDVTQVHPLKMPRELINLIQDPPLKKKEKMDVTQVHPLKISRELMNLIQDPPLKMKSKDLIHYHPLRNKESMDLIHDDHPLKKKTERWDLKAIISECGRIFVPHGSEVIAKDIESLKVKGKVLDHKQCADEMMVEACIKVPQPIETGDGPNLELNKSDENKDLPIGMLDSKDSLHEVKMADVGKMASLNPSELLLNKDTDSPSSGKHKKKRQYVAISLSQLKTVLSRGGKRNKPINPAPEDQTSPVNKKSKADTPGMDEMENVNINKANPDRTTGAIEVSKEQTFGLDPKFALALGLTPTELNNDAHKSPEKSDIPLKKDIQSRLDLVPPQATSDQTSEALPSSPSTTVILASQRRPFKKKHEHADSIRKKWWLHYRSPAALERETVAISSQLVTLDPDLSRVVSRGRPCEGASAVSCPPAESLTLLADLARSTSNDKVLEQQSDPKALEKQDDHPSLVISDNSVKDGISPHDPDGEPGFVLPALLKHPSAARLKLPPQSLSPKGLVVGSGERVVLVSQEHSYSLPPSSLLLGLSGSIVQVPISEGLQQHRKDIFADGTQTLRAFLCQQKDQNRKEPGLARESLSRGIGSRQKFHRFRQFIEKDGSVQVTRLWKENYNFNSDSKFTNDPKDKTVIRALHGPWDFDIKDTKEQVQLIIHMWIGLFYSRSTARFCQADSSLTCLEKKDSIEVAHGMVPAQVPPGTKTSSPAYIALSRIPEPDVLDLSKMGQKKAQPLSLEAEVLDLSMKTTSTVLDSLDTESKRRIDLKNHPSYLPATGLHKETISCPKQSTGVELKVYRDRVDSMMSEKSSDLDDDEDYETNNHENDSKGTKMVCLQNGVSPYERTLESDRSYILLCEQAASVHIHQEKLLETQTAQVLEGNNKKLLETQTAQVLEGNNKKLLETQTAQVLEGNNKKLLETQTAQVLEDNNKKLLETQTAQVLEGNNKKLLETQTAQVLEGNNKKLLETQTAQVLEGNNKKLLETQTAQVLEGNNKKLLETQTAQVLEGNNKKLLETQTAQVLEGNNKKLLETQTAQVLEGNNKKLLDTQTAQVLEGNNKKLLETQTAQVLEGNNKKLLETQTAQVLEGNNKKLLETQTAQVLEGNNKKLLQKEEEMTGDGETNAMCLKTMGSKDVNKEQQLKDNDSVKTIPCIEVQMDGDAANMADTVERNANEARDGAHVVICDGSESKEEMHKVDHNVKDSVKAAKPEAVHAGKDTTNKKITKAQTAVHVGKDFIDNDKALKAVHSENVLRDYGNTKDQVQTAMQDGNDTRDETLPAVICGEDSGDETPPVVCDGNTSVAETLPETSHTENDSQKATLAVVCDGNTSVAETLPETSHTENDSQKATLAVVCDGNTSVAETLPETSHTENDSQKATLAVVCDGNTSVAETLPETSHTENYSQKATLAVVCDGNTSVAETLPETSHTENDSQKATLAVVHGGNDLRDTTLPVKCNGKLYIDVEPTVVHDINGSTDEELPMGQGGDVSAGTSRVLPEMHGEIKCKDVLPTQVFPVCDGNIPFVGEFDTLIQPNNVLGVAKHEINEADVQTKEHEKELMQGQSKSDDVTTQSSTTFPPGSQHSQDETLERLTGQVEIPLIPREDIAHTDVLHSIGLASEMAQGQVEIPFIGVEIPFIGVEKNSQDINHTEVHDSPPSQKETLITVCDSANVLSGELLAKIFSKGTESVSRCPTVDEVLYDYIPIPDVCSASLAICDADGVSKPLSTGEGYSRCPTPTEDEPPFVPGLSYDHHTPNTVLLPNAKDTNSPNLDSGLALIENEKDHHEPSLSLYKVRAATGLHNLHKSSNNNKPNHLEAIDNRFSQVLADPRKNPIATSTPLNTPASSLKERSDYDPYSNTRLAAVEPGLHAHSNRHSLHSFSYSFPNTHCSLTEKAAFSVPSIHPEVLSNETTLTGNFSEIALERETCLHPALSELILQSTRLSIPVGSGPTAASQNLSVHSFTQPQPNSQKPAMIVNVSKSEDSRGQYNWEEEQTDIDSMSSDVLKSKQTDTPVRSNTNAHPYNTQYATEMRQIAVLQDYEDVMADEDVMGENEAPSVDKDNIESSLETNWISDDKHLRSKFRLNKTRLDFINSLRQSQEWEQREFDGVLDFNKQGTSSSVTIQSEESDKLLSHMEENQQEWLKYCRAKRSGSPMDMTKEEDSSVAKPRLVTVLDHKGNRITYENYPVLKPTASMHTRTDPDSNRQGLSSFLEFSKRWDDTHNADESDLTQSSMDLETLIFSERMNQMLKRKSSSSSRYIRSKHRRSNVEERASTSSPAVTVHFSSLQEDQDGSEEHWEAIPSLAGQKIRVEMPERMAMPEETDGEPQHLKKLSCTKGSEMTQVSDLVVDSFRVYHAMMTEVCAGKKYPSRTERLKREDAKRNSSPKSRAPSKDKDFCGQMKEDMYDSLHDNLNSVVRQSCKNKFRFYILVTSSDPFFRETKELLEAEGHIAVEQSQFCLGKDSPLCPLHIILRNEDIAEHICEVPHLLELKKSQNVLFAGIDRPDDIVNLTHQELFSKGGFVVFEGAALHTLSLSNMKKMSGFLEGLSKKGKWKWLLHYRDSRKLKENARSSAEAQGKKIFMDICQEAGMVEVLPYHECDVISRERPNYLHCLVRLQVQNVSARLPVFITDTTADKAFAKHGIFTMNINSFLLISQSDTCTIS; this is encoded by the exons GTGTGTACGTGTCCAAGTACTCGGACTGCCTGGACTTAAACCGCTGGTACCACGGGAAGTCTGGGTACATCGCCATCATCAGGCTCACCAAG GGCAGGGTcagagaagtgactgagaactaCACAGTAAACTACACCTCTCCCTCTAATGGGTTTGACTGTCATGTATCAGAGCAGCTCAGTTCTGTGTCAGCCAacaccagctccttcctggccttcGAGAGAACACAG TACTACATGTATGAGCTGCCTGTTGGAGGGGCAGTCCAGCCTCCCAGCCATGTCTGCCCATTCGCTATCGTGGCTTTCTCCTATTGGGATACCAAGACACCCGCatcagaggagaaggagaaaag TGAGGAAGAAAAAACAG TCTTTCACTACTATCCGTGGAGGGGCCAGCTCCAAATCAGCTCTCAGATCTACCATGTGGGTCTGAAGTCCAGCACAGGACCCCTAATCCCAGCTAAACT TCCAACAATGATGTCAGTTGACGGAGCAATTCAAATGTCAGACCTGAGGCAGAAATTACCGAAGGCTATATTTGAAACCTGTTTCTCCGGTGAAG TGTCTCTGGAAGGAATGGGTTGCAGTCTGTATGAGCTTTCACCCAGTGAGGCTGaagacacctctctctctcagctcacacAGGGCCTCAAGGAGAAAGACCTG GCCCTCACAATACAACTGAATGATAATGGTTTTCTTATACTGTTACATTCATCTCACTTCTTCACATATGAAG ATACTGGGTCCAGTAAGCCAGAGGTATTGCAGGGGATGTTTGTGTTTCCAGACTCCAGAGCTAtacatagag CCACAAAGGTCTGCTGGAAGAAGCCCTTCCTCTCACCAGAGTGCCTCCAGGTGGTGCCTGCACTGAACTACGCAGAGACAGAGGTGGAAAAGTGCCTCCCTTCACCAAGCGGGGAGCTACGTGGTTTACTAGAGCAGCATATCCAGAGCTACGCTTCCCTCATCCACCCTGGGCTTACCATCAGTCCATCCAGGGAGGCCAGCATCTTCCCAGATCAGTTTGATGTTCCGGACGCCCTCAAATACCTATACTCCGCCCCCAAGTGGACTGAGATGGGATGGAAACGTCTCAAATCTTATTTCCACCAGCCGGGCTCCTTTGAGCTGTCGGTGTCCAGAGCCACGGAGCTTCTGGTGGCAGGGCGAGAGGAGCGAGGAGATGAGCCGGATGATGATGTCTACTACTGTCTGTCATCTCCAGAGGGGTCCCCCATGAGTCCTGCTAGTCTGGGTGGCCCAGAGGAGCAGCAGTCAGGGGGAAAGTCCCCAGGAGACACAGCTGACACAGCAGCAGACTTTAGTAAAGCACTTGCAGTGTCAATGGAGGACTTTGAGAAACCTGGTAAGACTATGGAAGACAGTAATGCACCAGACAAAGCAGTAAAGGAAGGGAATAACTTGCTTTCGAAGGAAGTGCAAGAAAGGTTGCCCTCTGATATTAGCAAGCCTCTAATCCCTGCAGAGGATTTTGCGAAACCTGGCTTGAACAAGGCACAGAGTAAAGCACCAGGGACAACTTTACCTCCAAAAGAGGTGCAGGAGGAGCTCACCTCTGATCTTTCTCAGCCTTCTGTGTCGGCAGATGACTCTGAAAAACCTGGGAAGACCAAGGCTGACTGTAATGCACCAGGGGTAAGAACAGAGGATGAAGGGACAAGTTTGATCCCAGAGGAGGTTGAAGTTGATGTACAAGAAAAGGTGCATTCTGATCTTTTAGATCCTGCAGTCTCTGCAGAGGTCTTGGGGAAAGCTGACCTGGCAGCATTGGGCAAGGCAGACTGCAACGCACCAGAGGTAGGAGTAGCGAAGGAAGAGACTAACTTGTACCTGAAGGAGGTGCAAAAGGATATGCCCTCTGGTGTTTCACAGCCTCCAGTCTCTGCAGAGGTATTGAGGAAACCTAGTCCGGCCCTGGCGACCAAGCCCAACAGCAAGGCACCAGAGGCAGGCGTAGAGGATAATATGAAAACTTTGCCTCAGAAGGAGGTGCAAGAGGAGGTTCCCTCTGATCTTTCCCAGCTTGCAGTGTCGGCAAAGGCTTTTGGGATAGCCAGTATGAGAGTGATGAAAAAGGCTACAGAGGTGACAGAGGTTTCAACCTCACCTGCATCAGGTAACCTCCCAACAGTGTTAGTCATCACTGCCACTGAAAGAACTGCAACCGTTTTACCTCACAACGAGTCCACCACAAATAACTCCTCCAGTTTGCCTTGCGCCAAAGTACAGGATAAGGGCGGGAGTGCTCTCAATGGACAACGTGGCAAGGCCAATCAGCCTTCAAAACCCACAGAGGTCAGTCATTCCTCTATATCTGATTGGAGGAAACGGCCAAGgaaacgtcatagatttagcggATTGTGTAAAAGGATCTTGAGGTCTACAGTGGCTGACTttgaagagaaaaaaaaagaggaCATGGAAAGTATCGATTCAAGTGAAGTTAAACCATTGCAAAAGGAGGAAAGGATGGATGTAACCCAAGTTCACCCATTGAAAATGCCAAGAGAACTGATGAATTTGATCCAAGATCCCCCATTGAAAAAGAAGGGAAAGATAGATGTAACCCAAGTTCACCCATTGAAAATGCCAAGAGAATTGATGAATTTGATCCAAGATCCCCCATTGAAAAAGAAGGAAAAGATGGATGTAACCCAAGTTCACCCATTGAAAATGCCAAGAGAATTGATTAATTTGATCCAAGATCCCCCATTGAAAAAGAAGGAAAAGATGGATGTGACCCAAGTTCATCCATTGAAAATTTCAAGAGAATTGATGAATTTGATCCAAGATCCCCCATTGAAAATGAAAAGCAAGGATTTAATCCACTATCACCCATTGAGAAATAAAGAAAGTATGGATTTGATTCATGACGACCATCCTTTGAAAAAGAAGACCGAACGATGGGACTTGAAGGCAATCATCTCCGAATGTGGTAGAATTTTTGTCCCTCACGGTTCAGAAGTTATCGCCAAGGATATAGAATCTTTGAAAGTTAAGGGGAAAGTGTTAGATCACAAACAATGTGCTGACGAGATGATGGTTGAAGCTTGTATCAAAGTCCCCCAACCcatagaaacaggagatggacctAACCTAGAGTTGAACAAGTCAGATGAGAACAAAGATTTGCCCATAGGGATGTTAGACAGTAAAGACAGTCTGCATGAGGTCAAAATGGCTGATGTAGGCAAGATGGCCTCTCTGAATCCCTCAGAACTGCTCCTGAACAAAGACACAGATTCTCCTTCCTCAGGAAAACACAAAAAGAAGCGTCAATATGTCGCAATATCCCTCAGTCAACTAAAGACAGTCCTTtcaagagggggaaagagaaataAACCCATCAATCCTGCTCCAGAAGATCAAACATCACCCGTGAACAAGAAAAGCAAGGCTGATACTCCTGGCATGGATGAAATGGAAAATGTTAATATCAACAAAGCCAACCCGGACAGAACCACAGGTGCGATTGAAGTTTCAAAGGAACAGACATTTGGCCTAGACCCAAAGTTTGCACTAGCATTAGGCTTGACTCCTACGGAGTTGAATAATGATGCACACAAATCTCCAGAAAAAAGTGATATTCCATTAAAGAAAGACATTCAGAGCAGACTGGACCTGGTCCCACCTCAAGCCACATCTGACCAAACGTCTGAGGCTTTGCCTAGCTCACCTTCAACAACAGTCATCTTGGCGAGTCAGAGGAGACCATTCAAAAAGAAACACGAGCACGCAGACTCCATTAGGAAAAAAT GGTGGTTGCATTATCGCTCACCAGCTGCTTTAGAAAGGGAGACAGTAGCTATATCCTCCCAACTAGTGACACTTGACCCGGATCTCAGCCGTGTTGTCAGTAGGGGTAGGCCCTGCGAAGGTGCCAGCGCTGTATCGTGCCCACCTGCAGAGTCTCTGACCCTATTGGCCGATTTGGCTCGCAGTACCAGTAATGACAAGGTACTGGAACAACAGTCAGACCCAAAGGCTCTTGAAAAACAAGATGACCACCCAAGTTTGGTGATAAGTGACAACAGTGTCAAAGATGGCATCTCTCCTCATGATCCAGATGGTGAGCCAGGGTTTGTCCTTCCTGCTCTGCTGAAGCACCCTTCTGCTGCTAGGCTTAAACTCCCCCCTCAGTCTCTGTCACCCAAGGGGCTGGTGGTGGGGAGTGGGGAGCGGGTTGTGTTAGTTTCACAAGAGCATTCATACTCACTGCCGCCATCCTCTCTACTATTGGGTTTGTCAGGTTCAATCGTTCAAGTGCCCATTTCGGAGGGACTTCAGCAGCATCGCAAGGATATCTTTGCTGACGGAACTCAAACACTACGGGCCTTCCTGTGTCAGCAGAAGGACCAGAACAGGAAGGAACCGGGATTGGCTCGGGAATCCCTGAGCAGGGGAATCGGGAGCAGGCAGAAGTTCCATCGCTTCCGGCAGTTCATTGAAAAAGATGGCTCAGTTCAAGTGACAAGGCTGTGGAAGGAAAACTATAACTTTAATTCAGACAGCAAATTTACCAACGACCCTAAGGATAAAACAGTTATTAGAGCCCTACATGG CCCATGGGATTTTGACATTAAGGACACAAAGGAACAGGTTCAGCTCATCATCCACATGTGGATAGGTCTTTTCTACAGCAGGTCCACTGCGAGGTTCTGCCAGGCAGACTCAAGTCTAACATGTTTGGAAAAAAAGGATTCTATAGAAGTGGCTCATGGAATGGTACCAGCCCAGGTTCCACCTGGGACCAAGACAAGTTCCCCTGCTTATATAGCCCTCTCCAGGATACCAGAACCTGACGTTTTGGACCTTAGTAAAATGGGTCAAAAAAAAGCACAACCATTAAGCCTGGAAGCTGAGGTATTGGACCTTTCAATGAAAACAACCTCAACTGTGCTAGACTCTCTAGACACAGAGTCTAAGCGGAGAATAGATTTGAAAAATCATCCATCATACCTACCAGCAACTGGCCTGCACAAGGAAACCATCTCTTGTCCAAAACAAAGTACAGGTGTTGAGTTAAAG GTTTACAGAGACCGTGTGGACAGCATGATGTCAGAAAAATCAAGTGACCTGGATGATGATGAAGACTATGAAACCAACAACCATGAGAATGACAGCAAGGGTACCAAAATGGTGTGTCTCCAAAATGGTGTGTCCCCTTACGAAAGAACTTTGGAAAGTGATCGATCGTACATACTTTTGTGTGAACAGGCAGCAAGTGTGCACATTCATCAAGAAAAGCTCCTGGAGACTCAAACTGCTCAGGTTTTGGAGGGTAACAACAAAAAGCTCCTGGAGACTCAAACTGCTCAGGTTTTGGAGGGCAACAACAAAAAGCTCCTGGAGACTCAAACTGCTCAGGTTTTGGAAGGCAACAACAAAAAGCTCCTGGAGACTCAAACTGCTCAGGTTTTggaagacaacaacaaaaagctcCTGGAGACTCAAACTGCTCAGGTTTTGGAGGGCAACAACAAAAAGCTCCTGGAGACTCAAACTGCTCAGGTTTTGGAGGGCAACAACAAAAAGCTCCTGGAGACTCAAACTGCTCAGGTTTTGGAAGGCAACAACAAAAAGCTCCTGGAGACTCAAACTGCTCAGGTTTTGGAAGGCAACAACAAAAAGCTCCTGGAGACTCAAACTGCTCAGGTTTTGGAGGGCAACAACAAAAAGCTCCTGGAGACTCAAACTGCTCAGGTTTTGGAGGGCAACAACAAAAAGCTCCTGGAGACTCAAACTGCTCAGGTTTTGGAGGGTAACAACAAAAAGCTCCTGGATACTCAAACTGCTCAGGTTTTGGAGGGCAACAACAAAAAGCTCCTGGAGACTCAAACTGCTCAGGTTTTGGAAGGCAACAACAAAAAGCTCCTGGAGACTCAAACTGCTCAGGTTTTGGAGGGCAACAACAAAAAGCTCCTGGAGACTCAAACTGCTCAGGTTTTGGAAGGCAACAACAAAAAGCTCCTCcaaaaggaggaggagatgacggGTGATGGAGAAACAAACGCAATGTGTCTTAAAACCATGGGCTCTAAGGATGTCAATAAGGAGCAACAACTTAAAGATAACGATTCAGTCAAAACAATACCATGCATAGAAGTGCAGATGGATGGTGATGCTGCCAATATGGCTGACACAGTTGAGCGTAATGCAAATGAAGCCAGAGATGGGGCTCACGTTGTCATCTGTGATGGCAGTGAGTCAAAAGAGGAGATGCACAAAGTAGATCACAACGTGAAGGATTCTGTTAAAGCAGCAAAACCAGAAGCAGTGCATGCTGGGAAAGATACCACAAACAAGAAAATCACTAAAGCACAAACTGCTGTGCATGTTGGGAAGGATTTCATTGATAACGATAAGGCACTCAAAGCAGTGCACAGTGAAAATGTTCTCAGAGATTATGGAAACACCAAAGACCAGGTGCAAACTGCAATGCAGGATGGGAATGATACTAGAGATGAGACCCTACCAGCGGTGATTTGTGGAGAAGATTCAGGAGATGAAACACCACCTGTGGTGTGTGATGGGAACACGTCTGTGGCTGAGACACTACCAGAGACATCACATACTGAAAATGATTCCCAAAAAGCAACACTGGCAGTGGTGTGTGATGGGAACACGTCTGTGGCTGAGACACTACCAGAGACATCACATACTGAAAATGATTCCCAAAAAGCAACACTGGCAGTGGTGTGTGATGGGAACACGTCTGTGGCTGAGACACTACCAGAGACATCACATACTGAAAATGATTCCCAAAAAGCAACACTGGCAGTGGTGTGTGACGGGAACACGTCTGTGGCTGAGACACTACCAGAGACATCACATACTGAAAATTATTCCCAAAAAGCAACACTGGCAGTGGTGTGTGATGGGAACACGTCTGTGGCTGAGACACTACCAGAGACATCACATACTGAAAATGATTCCCAAAAGGCAACATTGGCAGTGGTGCATGGTGGAAATGATCTGAGAGATACGACACTACCTGTGAAATGTAATGGCAAGCTGTACATAGACGTAGAACCCACTGTAGTGCATGATATAAATGGTTCCACGGATGAGGAACTACCAATGGggcagggtggagatgtttctGCTGGGACTAGCAGAGTACTGCCAGAGATGCATGGTGAGATTAAATGTAAAGATGTACTGCCCACGCAAGTATTTCCAGTATGCGATGGGAACATTCCTTTTGTAGGCGAGTTTGACACACTCATTCAGCCCAATAATGTTTTAGGAGTGGCTAAACATGAAATAAATGAGGCTGATGTACAAACTAAAGAACATGAAAAAGAATTGATGCAGGGTCAGAGTAAATCTGATGATGTCACAACTCAAAGTTCCACAACATTCCCGCCAGGGTCCCAACATTCTCAAGACGAGACATTAGAAAGGCTGACAGGTCAGGTAGAAATACCACTGATTCCCAGGGAAGACATCGCACACACAGATGTTCTACATTCAATAGGTTTGGCATCAGAGATGGCGCAAGGTCAGGTAGAAATTCCATTTATTGGAGTAGAAATACCATTTATTGGAGTAGAGAAGAATAGCCAGGATATCAATCATACAGAGGTGCATGATTCTCCCCCAAGTCAGAAAGAGACACTGATCACAGTCTGTGATAGTGCTAATGTGTTATCAGGTGAACTGCTAGCAAAAATATTTTCAAAGGGAACAGAATCTGTCAGTCGATGCCCAACTGTGGATGAGGTGCTGTATGATTACATCCCCATTCCTGACGTCTGCAGTGCCTCCTTGGCCATCTGTGATGCCGATGGGGTCAGCAAACCCCTCAGCACTGGGGAAGGTTACAGCAGATGCCCAACTCCTACAGAAGACGAGCCACCTTTTGTTCCAGGACTTTCTTATGACCATCACACACCAAACACTGTTTTGTTGCCCAATGCGAAAGACACCAACAGTCCCAACCTCGATAGTGGTCTTGCGCTCATTGAAAATGAAAAGGATCATCATGAACCAAGTCTTAGTCTCTATAAAGTTAGGGCTGCTACTGGGTTGCACAATCTGCATAAATCCAGCAACAATAACAAACCAAATCATCTGGAAGCCATTGATAATCGGTTCTCTCAAGTATTGGCTGATCCTCGCAAGAACCCAATCGCCACTAGCACACCTCTCAACACTCCCGCATCTTCTTTAAAGGAAAGAAGCGATTACGATCCATATTCAAATACGCGACTTGCCGCTGTTGAACCAGGCCTGCATGCTCATTCAAATCGCCATTCGCTGCATAGTTTCTCTTACTCGTTTCCCAACACCCACTGTTCCTTAACAGAGAAAGCTGCCTTCTCTGTGCCATCAATCCACCCGGAAGTCCTGTCCAATGAAACAACATTAACTGGGAACTTTAGTGAAATTGCTTTAGAAAGAGAGACTTGCTTGCATCCTGCCTTAAGTGAGCTCATCCTACAGTCCACCCGTCTGAGTATTCCAGTGGGCAGTGGACCTACAGCAGCTTCTCAGAACCTTTCAGTGCACAGTTTTACTCAGCCCCAGCCAAACAGCCAGAAACCTGCCATGATTGTGAATGTCTCCAAGAGTGAGGACAGCAGAGGACAGTACAACTGGGAAGAAGAACAAACAGATATTGACTCTATGTCTTCAGATGTCCTAAAAAGCAAACAAACCGATACCCCTGTCCGCTCAAACACTAATGCTCACCCTTATAACACACAGTATGCCACAGAGATGAGACAGATTGCAGTTTTGCAAGATTATGAGGATGTTATGGCTGATGAGGATGTTATGGGTGAAAATGAGGCACCTTCTGTAGATAAAGACAACATTGAATCCAGTTTAGAGACCAATTGGATATCAGATGACAAACATTTAAGAAGTAAATTCCGGTTAAATAAAACAAGACTTGACTTCATCAACTCTTTACGCCAGTCTCAGGAATGGGAGCAAAGGGAATTTGATGGGGTTTTGGACTTCAACAAGCAAGGCACTTCCTCGTCAGTCACCATCCAGTCTGAAGAATCAGACAAACTACTTTCCCATATGGAAGAGAACCAACAGGAGTGGTTAAAGTATTGTAGGGCTAAGAGGAGTGGCAGCCCGATGGATATGACCAAGGAAGAAGACTCCTCAGTGGCAAAGCCACGCTTAGTTACCGTTTTGGATCACAAAGGAAACAGAATCACCTATGAAAACTATCCCGTTTTAAAACCTACAGCAAGCATGCACACACGGACAGATCCTGACTCGAACAGACAGGGCTTGAGCAGTTTTCTGGAGTTCTCCAAGAGGTGGGATGATACACATAACGCTGATGAATCTGATCTTACTCAGTCATCTATGGATCTGGAGACCCTCATCTTCTCAGAGAGAATGAACCAGATGCTAAAACGtaagagtagtagcagcagcaggtaCATCCGATCGAAACACCGCAGGTCAAACGTAGAAGAAAGAGCTTCCACCAGTAGCCCAGCTGTGACAGTGCACTTTTCCAGTCTACAGGAGGATCAGGACGGCTCCGAGGAGCACTGGGAGGCGATACCATCACTTGCAGGACAAAAGATCAGAGTGGAGATGCCTGAAAGGATGGCTATGCCTGAAGAAACAGATGGAGAACCTCAGCATCTTAAGAAACTTTCCTGTACAAAGGGCAGTGAGATGACACAAGTTTCAGATCTGGTTGTGGATAGTTTCAGGGTGTACCATGCTATGATGACTGAGGTCTGTGCAGGCAAAAAATACCCATCCAGAACTGAGAGACTCAAGAGAGAAGACGCAAAGAGAAACAGTTCGCCAAAGTCTCGAGCTCCAAGCAAAGACAAAGACTTCTGTGGGCAGATGAAGGAGGACATGTATGACAGCCTGCATGATAATCTGAACTCTGTTGTGAGACAGTCATGTAAGAACAAGTTCAGGTTCTACATACTGGTGACATCATCTGACCCATTCTTCAGAGAGACGAAG GAGCTGTTAGAAGCAGAGGGCCACATTGCGGTAGAACAGTCTCAATTCTGCCTTGGAAAGGATAGTCCATTGTGCCCTCTACACATCATCTTAAGGAACGAAGATATCGCTGAACATATTTGTGAG GTCCCTCACTTGCTTGAGTTGAAGAAGTCTCAGAATGTGTTGTTTGCTGGTATTGACCGTCCTGATGACATCGTGAACTTGACCCACCAAGAACTCTTCAGCAAAGGCGGTTTCGTGGTGTTTGAGGGAGCAGCTCTGCACACACTCAGTCTCA GCAACATGAAGAAAATGTCTGGTTTCCTGGAGGGATTGAGTAAAAAAGGGAAGTGGAAATGGCTCTTGCACTACAGAGACAGCCGGAAGCTAAAAGAGAATGCACG TTCTAGTGCGGAAGCACAGGGCAAAAAAATCTTCATGGACATCTGCCAGGAGGCTGGAATGGTGGAGGTCTTACCCTACCATGAATGTGACGTCATTTCAAGGGAACGACCCAACTACCTCCACTGTCTAGTTCGCCTACAGGTCCAGAATGTATCGGCTCGTTTACCTGTATTTATAACTG ACACAACAGCAGACAAAGCGTTTGCAAAACATGGGATCTTCACAATGAATATAAACTCTTTCCTGCTGATTTCTCAGAGTGACACATGCACTATTTCTTAA